One Methylohalobius crimeensis 10Ki DNA segment encodes these proteins:
- the pomA gene encoding flagellar motor protein PomA, with protein MDIATLVGFLGGFGVIAGAIVVGGDVGLFVNVPSILIVLGGTFMATLMKITLADFLRSFGIAWKAFFNQVDDPAQLIEEAVRLADAARKNGLLALENETVDNLFLQRGIMLCVDGHEPALIRKMLSEEINQAIKRHEMGQTMWASVGDVAPAMGMIGTLVGLVQMLANMEDPSKIGPAMAVALLTTLYGAIIANAFAIPLADKLALLSNYERTTKSLIIETINGIQEGMNPKLLETLLNTYLPEKKRATDED; from the coding sequence TTGGACATTGCGACCCTGGTCGGATTTTTAGGCGGCTTCGGGGTGATTGCCGGCGCCATCGTGGTGGGCGGTGACGTCGGTCTATTCGTCAATGTGCCTTCGATCTTGATCGTGCTTGGCGGGACCTTCATGGCCACGCTCATGAAGATTACCCTGGCCGACTTCTTGCGTTCCTTCGGGATCGCGTGGAAGGCGTTCTTCAACCAGGTGGACGATCCGGCCCAATTGATCGAGGAAGCGGTGCGCTTGGCGGACGCGGCGCGCAAGAACGGTCTGCTGGCGCTGGAAAACGAAACCGTGGATAACCTGTTTTTGCAGCGGGGGATCATGCTGTGCGTCGACGGTCACGAGCCGGCCCTGATCCGAAAAATGCTGTCCGAAGAAATCAATCAAGCCATCAAGCGCCACGAGATGGGGCAGACCATGTGGGCCTCGGTGGGAGACGTGGCGCCGGCCATGGGAATGATCGGTACCTTGGTGGGTCTGGTGCAGATGCTCGCCAATATGGAAGATCCCTCCAAAATCGGCCCGGCCATGGCGGTGGCGCTGCTGACCACTTTGTACGGGGCGATCATCGCCAATGCGTTTGCGATCCCCTTGGCGGATAAGCTGGCGTTGCTCAGTAATTACGAACGGACCACCAAATCCTTGATCATCGAGACCATCAACGGCATTCAGGAAGGGATGAATCCCAAGTTGCTGGAGACCTTGCTCAATACCTATCTGCCTGAAAAGAAACGCGCTACCGATGAGGACTGA
- a CDS encoding metallophosphoesterase: protein MRLHYFSDIHLEFGGMRLPKVNADVIVAAGDIGVGLQGLRWLSRQGRPVVYVAGNHEFYKHEHGTLLAQLELAALDGPVHFLENRSEVIGGVRFLGCTLWTDLGGEDEDVAALADSLNDFHKIRFGNGPFRLEHYRMLHQASRDWLEQSLQIPFAGPTVVVTHHAPSFWSWDHRPSALNRFAYCNDLRELMYEHEITAWFHGHTHVARDYRCADTRVLCNPRGYFYQRLVDEFRPDGVIEL from the coding sequence GTGAGGCTTCATTATTTTTCCGATATCCATCTGGAGTTCGGCGGTATGCGGTTACCCAAGGTGAATGCCGACGTGATCGTCGCCGCCGGCGATATCGGGGTCGGCTTGCAAGGGTTGCGATGGTTGTCCCGACAGGGACGGCCGGTGGTTTATGTGGCCGGCAATCATGAGTTCTACAAACACGAACACGGAACCTTGCTCGCGCAACTGGAACTGGCTGCCCTCGACGGACCGGTGCATTTTTTGGAGAACCGGAGCGAGGTGATCGGCGGGGTGCGTTTTCTCGGCTGCACTTTGTGGACCGATCTAGGGGGCGAAGACGAAGACGTGGCGGCGTTGGCCGATTCGCTGAACGATTTTCATAAGATACGCTTCGGCAACGGACCTTTTCGTTTGGAGCATTATCGAATGCTGCACCAAGCATCCCGAGACTGGCTGGAACAAAGCTTGCAAATTCCTTTTGCCGGACCCACGGTGGTGGTGACCCACCATGCGCCGAGTTTCTGGAGCTGGGATCATCGCCCCAGCGCGCTCAATCGTTTCGCCTATTGCAATGATCTTAGGGAATTGATGTACGAACACGAGATCACCGCCTGGTTTCACGGCCACACCCACGTGGCCCGCGATTACCGCTGCGCGGATACGCGGGTGCTCTGTAATCCCCGGGGTTATTTCTATCAACGCTTGGTGGATGAGTTCCGGCCGGATGGCGTAATCGAGCTTTAA